The DNA segment ttaattaaaaaatatgtaaattcatataatatataatgactaattaattttataattgataatatttttgttataaattattACGTTTCGTGTGTTGGCTAAAGTTTGGAATAAGGCGGCTAGGTTGGAATTTGCCACCACTAAATCCAACATACAAGCTTCCTTTGGTAACCAAaagattttcatttttatttatttattttcgttttaaattttttcttagtCCTATATATcgtttaaactttaaagtaaTTAAGCACTAGTTTTATAACACTAGCTACTTGAAAGCTTTTTTGGCAGAGTCAATATTCAATGGTTGAgtaaacaattatttaattatagaaGTGGCCAAAAGCAATAAGCCAAAGCTCTTTTCTTCCTTAGCTTGCACTATGCTATATATAATAAACATTTTGTTATTAAAGCAATAATTAAAGAGAAACACAACCCTTAATATGGTAGCCTTCTATTaggtatttaaatatatttttaaaattacttggCAGAAGGAAGTAAATCTATGTTATTATTGCGCATTATTTACCTGGTATAgatgtttaatttgattaatcAAGTTCAAATTGTTTGGTGATACTATACGTGTAGTATAtgcataattttataataataatattttggatGTTACTTCTATCtatattattgattttaataatttaggTTGCGTTTGTTTCTAAAAATAGAATAGATAAGATAGTGAGgatatgataagataagatattgatagatagaaatttaaaattttgtgttcttatattctatttgatgataaattagaataaattatgaaaatttaatttattctcatttttttcattaaaaaatttgagatgaaaaatataacaataaaaaatataattatgaaaaattaacaagaataataaaaaaaaaaataagttgtgtctctTATCAGTGTCTCTGTGTCCTTTCTATCAGGATagacacaaaatatactaattcaaGGTCTCTGGACACATTATCTCTGTCTATATCTCGTCTGccaaatataattttgtatttcaGTGTCCATATTTCAGATCATGTCTCTATAAATAAACACAGTTTTATTGTTAATATTTATTTCTATGCATTCCAAGTGTCACAAATCGAATGGTTTGAAGTAAGAATCtaataatttacttttatgtgCCAGCCATGCATTACATATagtaactaaaatcaaatcatGAAGTTCCACTACTAAACCTAAAAAATTCATGAAATGATAGCGTATGAAGGGGTTGAGTCCTTAGTCATAGGCCAGTAGGACAATAAACAGCGTACCAAAATCTCTAATAACAAGGttattattgtaattaataGGAAAATTGAGGAGGAAAAGACATACAAAAGAAGAGTGGGGAAATAAGAGAATGCTTAGCATCAAAGAAAATGAACTTTTGCTACCTGCCCCCACTTCTTTGTGTAACATACCTTCTAGCACCATTGGCGTCTTCCCCTAGAtttttggaaagaaattaaaatctagcaaaatgcatataaactaaaagatataaaaatgtTTGCTTCCATGATATTTTTCCTTGACATGCATAGATTTTTCTTGTGGtctttttcttcaaatttaCGGAACTTGTACCGATATTTTCttacaaaaaatatcatataatttagAATCATGCTAATTAGTATTGAATATTGATTTTATGCAATTTTTGcctaaattataataaataaagagataataataatctaaaattattttatttaatttaatattcataattttatatatataatatttataattacatatttattatatcttatattattcaattattctATTGGTAATTAAAGTAtacaaaataaactaattttatgctgtttttgattgatttttaattttattgtctccaaaaataaaaatatttttgttttaacatTGTGgtaacaaaatatttaactaTTCACAATTTTTGATATTAAATTACTATAAGTTTATAACCATCCACAATAATGTAACATGTTCGTATAATTTTATTGTacgaaaatataaaacaataattttacataatatTAATTCATAGAAGTTTCTATGAAAAGCCAAGTGGATGCACCGTTCTTCCTGTAAAATCAAACCAATTTGTTGGTGACCTTTAAATATTAATTCATACAAATATTTGCTCATATACAGCGACGTCCCCCCAAAATTGCGCGCGAGTGTACAAAAATGACACGGTTAAAATCTTAAACCAGATTTAATTACATTGactttaaattaaatgaaattaattaatttattaaaatttatttattgaataatgGTAGCTGCTAGCTAGCTCAATCATAATTTTAGATTGCACCATGTTTATATACATTCACAATGATATTGACTGCTCAACCACCACTTCCAATTATTACAAGACAAAACAAACATTCGAAGAAAGAGACAAGGTTTATGCATGAATCGTTCAaagtattaaataataaaaggggagtACTACTTAAATAATGATCATTTTGAACAACATtaataattactaataaaataaaaatacattatatcctaatttaatgttattaattaaatttaaaattaatttactcttttaatcttattaatttatattattcacacattattcaaaaatattattgataactTATACTTttcgtaataaaaaaataaatatatatatatatatatatacacactcgAAATTCCAATAATTGAGTTGCACGAAATCCGTTGCTAGACTCAGATTGCATTTTGAAATCCAAAAAATCTAACACAAGAAACTCGTAGAAATGACACATAAGTAGCCACATTAAACGGCGGAGTTTACTTGAATTGTTATAAAATTTCGTGGATGAAAACTCAACCACGTATTCTCGTTTAAATTGAAGGGCAaccatatttgattatttcttcttttttttttaacattccATTAATTAATAACTGGAtcttttttggtaaaaaataaaatttttattaaatttaaaaaaaaatatgttgtaCATgataattttttccattttttctggtaaaaaaataatttttaatctttacCAAAACTTTACTCTTTatcataatattattcttaatcATGATTAATTAGTCTTTAAAAAAAACAAGTATTATTGATGTAAATTTCTATATAAAagaattaattagtatttgattGATAGTCTTTTTTATTAAGGACTCAATACACTATTCATCATGATTTCCATAACTAAATATTTATCATGAATGAACCCTAAGTAATTAACCCGTTAAAATAATGATTTGAGATGCAAAGTATATGCAACAATAATATTAAGATTCTAGCATCCATGGgagcttatatatatatacaagtcaACTTTTATACAAAGCTGCATCgacccaaaaaagaaaaagcacatAAAAGCATAAGAAGTACTTTGAATTTTGCCATGCGGTCAAACAGTATATCATGCATGCTTTCCCGTTGTGCCTAATTAAAGAGACACTTTCTCACGTTTAAAACTATTCATTCCTCAAGCAgcccctaattataattaaatgcaAGCTAGCACCATGCATTActaattatcaataatatttcggagggaataaaaaatcaattaaaacagTTTAAAATGatctcatttaatatttattaattatcgttAAAATCATTGTTAGGTATAATAAATATATCGTTAcgaatattatgttatataaaataatacttAAAGAAGAATATCTGCTTTTTGATGACACATTAATAACTTGTGTTGATACGTAACAGGACCTGCAACAACaattactatattatatattagcCTATTACAACCTaaagttttctttaatttaatttcttatacACAAAATACAtcatttaattcttttttcttctggCATATGGTAACATGAAAACAATCATTTTAGGCACGTATTTTGAGCATACAATTATAAGTAGGATTATGGTAggtaactaataatttttttgaataatatgaATTAGAGGTATATATAGGTCGGGTCACATTGGGTTTGGCTTAACTCAGATTCGCCTTGAAATATAGATCGGACTTAATTTTTAGACTCTAATCCGATCCTAAATCCGATAAAATCTATGCACTTTCGGGTTGGGTGAAAACTTGATAAAAATCGGATAAAAATCAGGTCTTTAGCAtgtaaaaattacctaatctccAATCATTATTTTacaattcacatagtaaaatttacctaaaaaaaattataataagaaCCAAccattatctaaaattaaaacataatcataatcactactaatattatctaataacaccaaatatttaaatcaatacaaataacactattatgtattagtctaaagttttatgcattttaaacataaaacattaacttataatcttataataactaataacacaaaatattaagatttacaatatttaaatttcacataagaatagtcatcattcatcactaataacacaaaatattaattgtgtatgatgatcGAGCCACTGGGTCGAGTTCGGGTGACCCGAGTTATGACCGGATCTATTTTTGAGACTCTTACCCGACCTTAAATCCGATGAAATCACACTAAATTAGCTCCTAAAGTGTTTAGGGCCGAACCGGGTCTTCGAGCCGGATCGAATCATGTACACCCCTAATATGAACAaccactaattaaattaaaacacacTACATCTTCAAAttattcatttaaattttaatattagaataatcatttacacacctaataaaataaacatccgatatatttattatttacattatttagtattttcattgtGTACCTATATTTTGGCTTATAAGTAATATATATCTAAGAATGATTGTGATGGCATGAAGATTGATTACACGTGAAGCATGTCGAAAATAGAAGGCAAAGGTGATGAGTTCTAAAAGTGACACATGTCTCCCAATCAAACttagattaattaatttttcctTACAATAATTTCATAGAAAAATAGTAGCAAACACTTCACCTAAGCTTTTGGCTTTACGAGCTGCCAcctttcaattcaattgtgattgttgataaaagttaaaaatgacTAGGtccttttatttgttttaatttaatttgagtgTGCCATCTTTTTTAATTTGCCCACAAGAAAGAACAAATCCAGGTATCCACCTCACCTACAATAATTATTTCCAGAAATTGACATTTTGGAATTTgctgttaattatttaactatttattgTTCATAATAGTAACTCATCAACTTAACAAACTTTGTCTGACCTACCCCGCTATTAATTAAATCATTGTCTTAtcattttcatttgatttgataTCAGCAGTATTAGTGGTGCCATTTACACTCTAATTTTGACAAACAAATCATGTTTAATAATTTCCTTTATTTAACAAGCTATCCAATATAAATCACAAGGCATTTcactaataataaaaagttcCAGTTAGTTTGAACATTTATGTAAATTTtgtatacatttttttatttttcttatattaaaatttgtttagaGTCAATACAATTAAAATTGAAGTATTTAGATTATAAAAATTCTGGTATTATCTCATGAAATTATTTGTCTAATCtataaaatttaagttaataaaataaaagagagacATAAACAGTTATATTTCTAATGTCTACTCTCTAATCCAAAAtttatgaatatatatttagttagtagatgaaatgaattaaaatgtataattaattaattgacatTATTAGTTCataataaaaagttattttcAAATTGCCTTGTGTTATTACAGCCTTGAGGCATGTAAATGGTAATGGGAACCTAAAAAGCATAGCATGTTAAACAAAGTCAATATTATTGCCACCTTTTTCTTcgtctttaatttaatttctgtaGAGAGGTGACACTTTAGTTGATTTATTATATCTATATAGCAACCACTTAAGCATCAGAAAAGTGGTATATTGGAAAACTTGAAAATCTCATTAACTTGGCATGAAAAAGGggaagaaataaagaaataaagaggAAAAAGCAAAAGTAAGGAAAAGAGAAGCAAAATTAAAGTTATTAAGAAAGGCAACAATATTTTGATGAGGGGCCAGCTATATAATTTTACTTAgtcattattattatgttagtGGAATCATATGAAGAGTGGGGTTCGTTTTGTTGCTGTAAAATTAAACCCAATTTAATTAACTTCTaatccaaattaaaatattttggatCACCAATCACACCAATCATATGCCATAAGTCCAAATAATTCAAGATTATGTTGCTAATGACTGTTGgtataatattgtgttattcaTCATCTAGCCAGCTAGAGAGCATAATAAATatatggaataataataataatcaggATGATTATTAATAAAGCTTGATTATTATGCATGTTAGGAAAGAGATGCATTATTCATTGTAGATGCAAAGATTCAATATATTCCGAGTACAAGGAGGTGTACGCagggagaaaataaataataaataataaagattcCTTAAATTCCAATCCGATTTATTCGTATATTCACTCATATAGCtataaattattgattttattattgtttattattaCACGTTGAAGTGGAATACAAACATGTATATCTTTATTAATTGAACTCAggatcatgatgatgatgaaaacatatatccaaaaatatgatgaactaataataattaacattAATCTTGCTTCCTTAACTCCTTGTAGAACCTCTTGATGAACTCTTCCGCCGCCTTATCAACCTGGTGGTCATCTTTGTCGTCGTTATAAAGCGGGAACGGCGAGTCCGTCACTCTCAGCTGCCTCACCATTGGACTCCGCCCGAACCCTGGAAGCGCCGGCGAAGCCTCCACCATAGCCATCATCACctgatcattattattattattgttgttgttgtttaagaTCTCCAACACCGCCTTGAGCGCGTTCGCGGTGACCACGTCGTCGTCCAGAGTGGGTGGCGCGTGAGTGCATGCGAAGAAGTGGTGGTTGTGATTGCGGTGGCGCTTGCCGATTGGGAAGAAGTAGTGGTTGTTGGGAGTGTTGCTGCAGCTGAACTCGTACTCCCTTGGGGCGGAGAACTGTAGATTAGGGTTGTTTgagtggtggtggtgatggaaCATGAGGTTGTAGATGGCTTTTCCGGCGAGCTTGCGGCGGCGCTTGAGGAACATGTTGAGATCCATCACGAGCTTTCCCTTTGATATGCCTCTTCTAAGCATGAAAAATACTACACGTACCATGTTCCACACTTTCTTTGCCATTATTGGTATATTATTGCTTTCCATTtttgagtgagagagagagaaagaagagaattgAAGAGAGAATGGATTGAAGAGAAGGGAAGGGGTGTGAGGACCTTATATAGTACTCATTAGGAATCAACTACCTTAAGCTTGTGAACCAAAAtgttattatatgtatataacaGTAGAAATTCATTTTTACTTAGCCCtaactttataataatttacaatttaaatcaaataaattttaaaaaattacttcatgttaacaaaaaaaggttaatttcttaacattattttgtatataaatataagagTAATGCTTatcactaataaaataaaaagctaaatattaaataataaattctaaattttaaattataatagtataaaaatattacttatatCCTTAATACTTTTCTATAATAAGTCGATTATTCACgtcaataaataatttaataatttaatatatttgattaaattattaaaaataatatacgCATTTATATGTTATTATCTTTAATCTTCGTACGAAGACCCTTTTTTTAGATCAAGTATAGTCATTATTGTATAATAATACATCCTGTGCTAGAATTATAATAACCTAACCCTAATTAAGAAACCTGGGTGCATACACCACATACTAGTTTGGATACTTTAtgtatttcttttattattttattgaccCCATCGATCTATCATTATTGGTGGAGTGCTGCGCttcctttttgagtttgagatATTTTGGAATAATTCATACCAGACATCCTTTTGGggtttgcttttttattttatttttgaaagatctttgttttcatttctaGATTGGTGGCTATTACTTAATATATATGTAACAGTGAATGAcctaaagccaaaggctataaCTATTTATGTGTTTACATCCATTAGAAAAATGTTCAAGATACATCAGAATTAAGAATTCTCATCATTTATTCTATCTTTAACTTGATAAGAGGAATATTTTGCTTAAagtcaaatataataaattaataattaaataaacaagaaaTAGTTTCTCTTCGAATTGGTAATATTGAAATGATATACACTCACAAAAGCTAGTAAGCGGGAGGATTATTATTAGTTCAATGTGCAATAAGCTAAGCAAATTGAATTTATTACACAATAAGAGCTGTATGTAAGATTGGCAATAATATCCAGAATACattatacatattattttaatttattggataaaacaagaaataaaagacATGGATACCCTGATGACCTAAAACGCAACATGGACTATAACCCTCTCAAGTCTCaagagaaagaaggaaaaaCAAGAAGTGGCACCACATACCAACTTCCAAAAACTATAATTTATGTATGCATGGGTTCAAAGACCTGAAAAAAAACCCTTATAATGAAGGTGACTTGGGTCTTCTTCCCATTACACACAAATTGAAACATCGGTCAGCAGAGAGAAAATTATAGGGAACAGGTAAACAAAGATAGTACATAACCATGTTCCCCTTAATTAGTACGAAAAAGTAGCTCATTGAAAATTATACGTATACAGACAAATTGTctaaaatacattaatttttcaattactactttttctaaattgatagtcAAAAACCGTTAAAGAACATAATTAATTTGCAAGAGTGAGATCACTGATCTCNNNNNNNNNNNNNNNNNNNNNNNNNNNNNNNNNNNNNNNNNNNNNNNNNNCTTGCAATGGATCCTATCTTTGGTCCATTGTTGGTGTCCCTAGGGTTAAAGGACTTAGCCCTTCTCCCTTccattttgttcttcttcagcaTGGCTTTCATGGCTTCAGCTTGGAACAAAACAGGGAAAGCCCTACCATACTTGTTGAACCTAACACAAGCATTGATGTGTGAGTTCAGTGCTTCCTCCTTCTTCCCTCCGTTCTTCTCCAACTCTTCCTTCACCGCCTCCGAACACAACCCGCACACAAACTTGCCGGAGAATTTGGCGCGAACGCGGCCTATGTACTCCGGCGTGCACTCTTCGGACATGCCACAACACTCGCACTTTGCATCCTCTACCTCACTTATTGGTGTAAGTGTCTTCAAATCATTGATCTCTTCTTTCGCCAGCTCGAACGAGATGTCTGAGAAGGTCCGTTGAATATGATTATTATTACATAGTGACTGCTTCGGTGGCTTCGCAATGTTGTTCCTACACAAATTAGGGTTTGAGAAACTCTCTCCACAGGGAGCCATacttttgaattgaattgaagttGGTTACTTTGAGAGAAAATAAGAGCTTTGGTCTTGAATAATGAAACTACAGTGAATATATTAAGTTGTTGGAGAATGAAGGAAGgatcctatttataatgaatcTACTTGTTTCTAAGGATGAGACAATTGTACATGTGTGGATCTTAGAAACTGGAATGTCAGTTTTCAAGATCGTGAACTCGCTAGATTTTTCAGGAAAGGATGTGATGAGTCGAGTAGCTTTTATTTCAAATCAGAGGTCTGTAATCTGTATACAATGCAACTGGACTAATAACTTGCAATCCATGCTGATGGGTAGTTGTGGCTACAAGAAAAGGTATGGTTCACCTgcattaacaattaattatcaTCATGATTTCTTTATCTAGCTAGTTGATCATACTTAAATAATAATGTATATACACacattcaatatttaatttttacattattCAGGGTAGAATAAAGACATTATTGTGTGAGTGTatcaaaatttagaataatttaaattctccaaaataaaataagtgttacaaaaaaaaattgatcaatattgaataattaaaagttcatttctatatttatttttaatataattttgtgGGTTCTACTAAATGATTAGTTTTTCATCTCTTGTCCACTATACAAATATGCTCCATTTAGAGGATCTAAATATGTAGTATTTCCTAATTGTTACTCTCTTGGCCCTTCGGTATCCACTCATTTTAACTTTATCTCATGTAATTTGGATTGCCATGATGGCCATGCTTAATCAGCACACTGAAAAGAAAATCTttcaagaaaatgaaaaaaaaaaaataacttcctTTCTTTTTGTTAGGATGATGTACAAGGATCAATGTATCATATCCATGCAATAGGAAAGTTAGTTGACATTAATAAAAAGTTGTTCCCTTTGGCAATTGCATTATTCATATGTGGTCCATTGCAAGCAGAATACCAATTACTATAAAGTGTGGGGTGTATTCACATGTTGGCACGGTGAAACCATACATATATACTTTGGCTCTACTTTTTCTGCTTTAGTAAAATATAATTACATGAAGGAAGAAAGGGACTTGGCTATGTATGGAGCACGAGCTTTTACTCAATATAAGGAAGATATTATTCAATAAAGTTGCAGTCCCTATCTATCTAGTGAATCATGCTAGAGCCTTCAAGGTAAGGTAAACATGATGCAAGAATAATCTCCAT comes from the Arachis duranensis cultivar V14167 chromosome 7, aradu.V14167.gnm2.J7QH, whole genome shotgun sequence genome and includes:
- the LOC107458958 gene encoding uncharacterized protein LOC107458958, with translation MESNNIPIMAKKVWNMVRVVFFMLRRGISKGKLVMDLNMFLKRRRKLAGKAIYNLMFHHHHHSNNPNLQFSAPREYEFSCSNTPNNHYFFPIGKRHRNHNHHFFACTHAPPTLDDDVVTANALKAVLEILNNNNNNNNNDQVMMAMVEASPALPGFGRSPMVRQLRVTDSPFPLYNDDKDDHQVDKAAEEFIKRFYKELRKQD
- the LOC107458944 gene encoding uncharacterized protein LOC107458944 gives rise to the protein MAPCGESFSNPNLCRNNIAKPPKQSLCNNNHIQRTFSDISFELAKEEINDLKTLTPISEVEDAKCECCGMSEECTPEYIGRVRAKFSGKFVCGLCSEAVKEELEKNGGKKEEALNSHINACVRFNKYGRAFPVLFQAEAMKAMLKKNKMEGRRAKSFNPRDTNNGPKIGSIA